In Brassica napus cultivar Da-Ae chromosome A3, Da-Ae, whole genome shotgun sequence, the sequence GGTCTAGTTTCTGTTTCAAATGATAAGCCCACAAGTTAATGTAATAAAGAACCAACATTAAATGAGACTGAGCAAAGCCCATATAGTATAAAGAAACCCAAACTTATGTAGTCATTTGAATTATGTCAATGTCAGCTTGTCACCAATGTGATTGACGGTGAGAGTTCGGATACTTCGGTTTGGATctatttgagtttcagatttTTGGGATTAAAGATTTTAACTTCATTCGGGTTTTtataaatttcggttcgggttcggttcggatctttgcgaaTTCGGATCGAGTTCGGATAACccgtttaaataatttttaaaaattttaaattcactataaaattcaaatttcccaaaattttaaaacaaaataaatattacatataactTTGAATAACATATGCCATCATAcctaaatttaacataaaaatttgtttggtttaaatgtttagatagataatcaatagatattttaaatatttttggtgttttgaatattgtttagctattttacacttttaattttgaatatttgtaaatattttcaagtattttggataacttaaaaatatctgatctattatggatatttttatatatattaaatctaaaaataactaatatatttaaaatctaattCGGATACGTTAGGGTATCCGAAATACTTCGATTCAGATCAGGTTCggttatgttttttaaataccaaaattGAAAAcccattcagatatttaataaatttcgATTCGGATTCAATATTACTTTTTCGGGttggattcggttcggttcttcggatccggattttttgcccagccctagtgATTGGAGTGAATAACTACTCAAAAGAGTATAGCTAGAAGCCTATAAAACCATCGTCACATGCAGCCGATCGAGAAAGAGTTCCCAATATACCGTCTCATGTTCAACACATTCTGCACTTCTATTCTTCTCTTGTAGATTGATAATTTTCATGTTATAACTCAAAACTCATAAGCTAAAAAAGCCATCGTCCACAACTCGAATTTACAGCCAAACGGTTAAAGCCCCATATGTTCCAACATATACATATCATTCTAATTTCATAGTTTCTACACTTTCAATGTACATGAAGTCATGAGCTTTGTAAGGAATAATATTATATGTTCCTTTTAAAGGGTCAATTTgttgattcaaaatatattctttgaGGCTTTTTCTTAAGTTCGGACTCGAGTTTTTAAAACTGGAGAGGTTAAATAAGAAACTTTACAATTTAGAGGTGTTATATGAAAACTACACTTTTCCATACATCGTGCTTTCGAATAACATCCCTTGCGAGGAGACCCACGAAGCGTTTGATTGGATAGCCTAACAAATTGATTTTCAGAAACTACAAATCCATTTGATTCTTACCCCACCAAAAAGTTTGATGTATTTACGTGTGTGTACGAACACGGGATTCAGATTTTTGGTGTGATAAATACTATAGAGTATCTTTCTAGAACACCTTTTCAGTAATACGTACTTCGCAATAGAAAACCaagaatcttaaaaaaaaaacttgtttaaaAGAAACAATTAAGCAAAGATTCTCAAAAAAGGGATAATATAGAACGAATAAGCCCTTTTTGGAGagaatttttttacatatatgatATTTCCTCTTTAATTACTAACAAAATCTGTATAGATAAAAATGATTAGAGAGTACAATGTGGGTTAGGAAAAAGATTGAGATAAAGCAAGTCTTTTCTTATAGTACAGTTTATTTGTCTTCTTGCATGAATCAGACTCTATCAATAATTTTGGCAGGTCTTAGTAGAAATAGTACCAAAGGCTACCACTCCTCTATGATCCaaccttttaattattttatttattatagatTTAATTCATAGTTATGGCACCCCAAAAAAGTACGAAATTATTACAGTTTTGGATCTTTATGAATCCTCTGCCTATTGTGGAGGCTTTTGATTCCCTTGAAGCAATCAATGACCTATCTGTCTCTCATTTGCCAGCAAAGAGAGATTGTTTAATGTTGTTTATGGTTCACATTTTTATACATCATATTTTCACTGAATCTTCCTCTGCTTCTCTCAGGTAATTTAATtatctccctctctctcctctttctctCCTTATCtctatctcttctttctcttggtCTTAAGATAAAATGTTGGAGTATTTTCATGGTTTCAGGAGGAAGAATAACACTTAGTTGCAGCTATAAGAAGAAATATACAGCAGTAGGGTTTTCTTGAGTGACAATGGAAGGGGGAGAAGAGtttcaagaagaagatgtgtGGTCAGTTttgagagaaaaggaaactcaaGGTCCTCAAATGAGAATTTCCAAAGGTAGCAATCTCTTCTcagccgcttcttcttcttctgcaagGTACATTCCTAAGGGTAAGGAGGTCTCGGGGGAAAAACAGTCATCTGCTCCAATGAATGTTCCTGACTGGTCCAAGATTTATGGGAATACGAAGAAGAGCACCAGAAGCAACCATTTGCATTCGTGGGCcactcatgatgaagatgatgatgaagactCAATGGTTCCTCCACACGAACTGCTGGCAAAAAGACTTGCAAGAACGCAgatctcatctttctccatgtGTGAAGGAATTGGAAGAACACTCAAAGGAAGAGATCTCAGCAAAACAAGAAATGCTGTCTTAACCAAGACAGGCTTCTTGGAATCGAACGTCACATCCACATCATCGCCACCATAGTTATGTCCTGGTATGGAGAGCATGATCAATATCTCGTAACTCTCTTTACCCCCACCATACCATCTCATTATCATGAATTTAAACCTAAACTTTATGGTATCCACatgatttatttaaaaatgcaatGTTATTGTCGTTATCATCATGTAGGGAATCATGACTATACCAATATGGTTGAGTTCTCTTtcttgttttttgttgttaggtttttagattttttagataAGTATGATGACGATGAGGATGACTTGTC encodes:
- the BNAA03G45060D gene encoding uncharacterized protein BNAA03G45060D, coding for MEGGEEFQEEDVWSVLREKETQGPQMRISKGSNLFSAASSSSARYIPKGKEVSGEKQSSAPMNVPDWSKIYGNTKKSTRSNHLHSWATHDEDDDEDSMVPPHELLAKRLARTQISSFSMCEGIGRTLKGRDLSKTRNAVLTKTGFLESNVTSTSSPP